The proteins below come from a single Rosa rugosa chromosome 2, drRosRugo1.1, whole genome shotgun sequence genomic window:
- the LOC133730365 gene encoding uncharacterized protein LOC133730365, producing the protein MAKKAMTQMSNKDYVNKKTVLFSRQTSSNRVTQNTRFVDFRFKLSAWSGFLPMRLLKHFADKVAGTLCLGMASARAKPSRNDSSSRRSMPYVTPGDSHREEAIEDCIEFINSSSTFSRATPIASQVSS; encoded by the coding sequence ATGGCAAAAAAAGCCATGACCCAGATGAGCAACAAGGATTATGTGAACAAGAAGACAGTCCTCTTTTCCAGACAAACTTCCAGTAATAGAGTTACCCAAAACACAAGGTTTGTAGACTTTAGGTTCAAGCTTTCTGCGTGGTCGGGATTCTTGCCTATGAGGTTACTCAAACATTTTGCTGACAAGGTGGCGGGAACTCTATGCTTGGGTATGGCCTCTGCGAGGGCGAAACCTTCACGAAATGATTCTTCATCCAGAAGATCAATGCCATACGTGACTCCGGGTGATTCTCATAGAGAAGAGGCCATAGAAGATTGCATTGAGTTCATCAACTCTTCTTCTACTTTTTCAAGAGCAACTCCTATTGCGTCACAGGTTTCTTCTTAA
- the LOC133730364 gene encoding uncharacterized protein LOC133730364: MASFTMVFAPMVTTRVNTRVYAATAAKGAGGSKEEKGFIGWLGGVIAKEDQLLEVDPILKKVEGKSDGTTSGRKNTVVEPPKKKGGFNLGGLFAKE; this comes from the coding sequence ATGGCCTCCTTTACAATGGTCTTTGCTCCCATGGTAACCACCAGAGTAAACACCCGAGTGTACGCTGCAACCGCAGCCAAGGGCGCAGGAGGAAGCAAAGAAGAGAAGGGTTTTATTGGTTGGCTAGGTGGAGTTATTGCAAAGGAGGACCAGCTGCTAGAGGTTGATCCCATACTCAAGAAGGTTGAGGGTAAGAGTGATGGAACCACCAGCGGCCGCAAGAACACGGTGGTGGAGCCGCCGAAGAAGAAGGGTGGGTTTAACCTTGGAGGCCTTTTCGCAAAAGAATGA